The region CTAGCGGTGCTACAAAAGATAAAGGAACTGGGTTAGAACGTAGAAGGGAGTGGTAGAAGGGAATGGTAAACCAAAAACACGGCAAATCTGGGAACCTTACTTTAGTGTATATGCACCACCAGCCTTGACTTTCCCACAGTCCTTACATCCCCATATTCCAACTGCCTTTCTCTTAACAGCATACTGCAggattaaaaaaagaatttaacaattttattgTATACTCCGTAGTTAAAAAAACTCCAATCATGAAAAACAACGGACTTACCTTGCCACAAAACTCACAGAAGTACTTGCTATGCTGGCTGACTTCCATCTTCTTGATCTGCTTCCTCAAACTGGCACCATAACGAGTACCTAAGCGATTGACAAGCATACACAATCCAAATCATATACACTTACAAACCAAACACCGAAAAATGAGTATTCATACAGTGGTGGACA is a window of Ipomoea triloba cultivar NCNSP0323 chromosome 11, ASM357664v1 DNA encoding:
- the LOC115996825 gene encoding 60S ribosomal protein L37a translates to MTKRTKKAGIVGKYGTRYGASLRKQIKKMEVSQHSKYFCEFCGKYAVKRKAVGIWGCKDCGKVKAGGAYTLNTASAVTVRSTIRRLREQTES